AGGATGATCAATTTACCGGTTCAGCGATTTTACCAATGGAAGAAATTCTGAATGGAACAAGAAACAATGAGGCATTAGAAGAGCTTATCTGCATGTTAAAAGGAATCAACGCTCGAGGGTTTATTGAAACAATGAAAAATGGCGATACTGGAGTAGGCTTTACATTTGAAGCATTAATTGGTATAAGAGCAAACTCTGGAAAAGATCCTGATTATAAAGGCATTGAAGTAAAGTGTTCAAGATCCAAACAACCTAAGGACAAGAGAAAGGCATCGTCAGGAAAGCAGACATTATTCTCACTCGTACCCAAATGGAGTATTGTTGGTAGTAGGCGGGGGTTAATAGAGCAGTATGGTCATATTGATGAGGAGAGAGAACGAATTGGGCTATACTGTACAATTAAAATCGTTCCTAATTCATATTTGTGGCACCTTGAAATTTCTGAACCTAATCAAAGGATTTATATTTGTCAGAATGGAACAAGAGTTATATTTTACGAAATGGAAGATTTGCGTTCTGCATTAGAAAGTAAGCATAAAGAAAGCTTTTTTGTAACTGCGCACGCAAGAAAGAATGTAGCTGGTAACGAAGAATTTCATTATGACTCCGCCGTTCACTGTAACCTAGTTTCATTTGACGAATTTTTAAGGTTAATCAAAGAAAACCTCGCAGGATTAGATTTTGCTATACATTTAAAGAACGGAAAAGTGCGGGATCATGGATTTCTTTGGAGACTGGAAAATCGAAAATATCTATTAAGATTATTTAACAGTGTACAAGAGGTTTTATAAAAAAAGCGCGCCTTATTGATTGACAAGGCGTGCTTCTTTTGTATTGTTATCTTTAATTTCCATTTGTAAATTGTTGTTATTTATTGCTTCTTTAACTTTAAGTGCCACCGCTTTAGCTAATAATGGTGGTACTGCATTTCCAACTTGTGTATATTGAGGAACTTCAACCCTTCTCCTTGGTCCGCCAGTTGTCCTTTTACCCTCGAAAAAGAAGCTATCATCGAACGATTGCAAGCGAGCTAACTCACGTACAGTAGGGATACGATTTTCAAATGGATTTATAAAATCATCTGGTAATGTAACTACTGTTGGTGCTGCCGTGTTTGGGTCATATTTTAATCTATTTCCTTTTTTAGATAATAGTAACTTTAAGATATCTTCTGTTATTGTCCCGCTCTGAATTTCTTGAACAAAAGACTCGAAGTTATCATATTCATTTTGGTTATTGAAACAGTACTCAAGTAAGTTAGGGCTACTTAATCGTATAAGTGGTTCCCCTTCCCTTTTAATTCTACTAATAAGCGCTGGAGTATTCTCACCATCATTATATAACTTAAACCTCTCAACAACCAAAGTACTATGCTTTGAGGTCTGGTGATTATATTGTTCCCCCTCGTGGGCGATAGGGTTTCCAAATTCAATTGTGTTTCGGTCAGCATATATTATTGTTGGCGTTCGTCCTTGGATCGATGAAATTTGGTAATCCGTACCAATCGGGTTTATTTCTTGCCTTCGTTGATTATCAATTATTAAATCTCCTATTGCATCCTGTACAGTAAGATCTCGAACATCATTTATTTCCGGATACTCTGGAGGTGTTAATCCATTACGGTAAGCAATAAAGATTACTCGTCTTCTCTTTTGCGGTACCCCATAATTCGAGGCATCTAAAACTGTTGTAGGCAATACTGAATATCCAATTTCACTTAATTCGTTTTCCAATATGTCTGTAACTAAGCTATCATCGGGGTAAACTTTTTCAGTAACACCAATAAATTGGTCTAGTTTCGTATAAAGGAACCCTTCAACATTCTCCATTACAACGTATTTAGGTTGAATTTCATTTATTATCCTTAAATATTGTCCAAACAACATATTTCTTGGGTCGTTCCTTCTCCGTCTTCCTGCAAGGCTAAAACCTTGGCAAGGAGGTCCGCCAAAAATGGCATCAATATTAGGGATTTCGTGCCCCTGAAAAATAGTTAAGTTTTGGATTGCCTGATATATAAAATCTCGGTTTAAATCCGAAATATCTCCTCGATGGAAGAAGGTATTTTCGCCTTGGATTAAACCTAATTGTTCATGTCGTTGCGTGTAAGTT
The DNA window shown above is from Peribacillus sp. FSL P2-0133 and carries:
- a CDS encoding MvaI/BcnI family restriction endonuclease yields the protein MTNLFRNSTQIEDVFCKVLAPNDDSGRHGVLIPVFAYRMFPNFNGFQPNSKMNYEETIVTYWQEDTGFIAKQSKWKHYHRYPERRMTSLSPKFMNNKIEGSLLIVGKYKDSFEYECFVIAPNNSIYSVVGDIFKLSKKDDQFTGSAILPMEEILNGTRNNEALEELICMLKGINARGFIETMKNGDTGVGFTFEALIGIRANSGKDPDYKGIEVKCSRSKQPKDKRKASSGKQTLFSLVPKWSIVGSRRGLIEQYGHIDEERERIGLYCTIKIVPNSYLWHLEISEPNQRIYICQNGTRVIFYEMEDLRSALESKHKESFFVTAHARKNVAGNEEFHYDSAVHCNLVSFDEFLRLIKENLAGLDFAIHLKNGKVRDHGFLWRLENRKYLLRLFNSVQEVL
- a CDS encoding DNA cytosine methyltransferase gives rise to the protein MPNAIDLFCGAGGMSEGLIQAGFHILFSSDISEDVERTYTQRHEQLGLIQGENTFFHRGDISDLNRDFIYQAIQNLTIFQGHEIPNIDAIFGGPPCQGFSLAGRRRRNDPRNMLFGQYLRIINEIQPKYVVMENVEGFLYTKLDQFIGVTEKVYPDDSLVTDILENELSEIGYSVLPTTVLDASNYGVPQKRRRVIFIAYRNGLTPPEYPEINDVRDLTVQDAIGDLIIDNQRRQEINPIGTDYQISSIQGRTPTIIYADRNTIEFGNPIAHEGEQYNHQTSKHSTLVVERFKLYNDGENTPALISRIKREGEPLIRLSSPNLLEYCFNNQNEYDNFESFVQEIQSGTITEDILKLLLSKKGNRLKYDPNTAAPTVVTLPDDFINPFENRIPTVRELARLQSFDDSFFFEGKRTTGGPRRRVEVPQYTQVGNAVPPLLAKAVALKVKEAINNNNLQMEIKDNNTKEARLVNQ